One genomic window of Sulfurovum lithotrophicum includes the following:
- a CDS encoding ATP-binding cassette domain-containing protein: protein MLTITNYNSDILRDISFSLRRGRHLTILGANGTGKTTLAKVLAGLIPTESVCIEGISPSRVYGKKRAECINYIPAKLEIYDDYLLVEDFLSLAQFESQITTDTTLQKLGISHLMGKPCKTLSSGESQMLLIASALMHQADFTIFDEPTANLDPIRMRLLFTLLQEDTTLKSKIIITHNLDLAYRLDFDILFLHEGKIAFEGSAKAFFSQPQLDTFYGGAVKNLGNHVVVSL, encoded by the coding sequence ATGTTAACAATCACCAACTACAATAGTGATATCCTCAGAGACATCTCCTTTTCACTCAGGAGGGGCAGACATCTTACTATCCTGGGTGCCAACGGTACAGGTAAGACCACCCTTGCCAAAGTTCTTGCCGGGCTCATTCCGACAGAGAGTGTCTGCATTGAAGGTATTTCTCCCTCCAGAGTCTATGGCAAGAAACGGGCCGAATGTATCAATTACATACCTGCAAAACTGGAAATCTATGATGATTACCTGCTGGTGGAAGACTTTCTTTCCCTGGCACAGTTCGAATCCCAAATCACCACTGACACTACACTGCAGAAGCTCGGCATAAGCCATCTCATGGGCAAACCGTGCAAAACGCTTAGTTCCGGAGAATCACAGATGCTTCTTATCGCTTCTGCACTGATGCATCAAGCAGATTTCACCATCTTCGATGAGCCTACCGCCAATCTTGACCCAATACGGATGCGGTTGCTTTTTACACTGCTCCAAGAGGACACAACACTAAAAAGCAAGATCATCATCACCCACAATCTTGACCTTGCCTACCGCCTGGACTTTGATATCCTTTTCCTACATGAGGGCAAGATAGCCTTTGAAGGCAGCGCCAAAGCCTTCTTCTCCCAGCCACAGCTTGATACGTTCTACGGTGGTGCAGTCAAGAATCTCGGTAACCACGTGGTAGTGTCATTATGA
- a CDS encoding FecCD family ABC transporter permease gives MKRVLLVSGFLILLFAPFFGEIKLTLSSLWDTHSLEHQVFFQIRLPRVLLAFFVGGILSLGGMVFQVVFRNPMSTPFTLGVASGATLFTAAAIVMGFSFLSPLFAFAGAVLTVLILFGVASRFKGYDPTSLLLVGIALSFFYAAALMLMFYLSSLQESYEIMRFTMGSLDVVGYRNILLLAFTSLLLVWLVIVYRMPLRALLTSYEFAFMQGIHVRRVSYILLLGVSLAVGVAVSLTGPIGFVGLIIPHILLRIYRQSTDRIIMPVFFYGGVFLVLSDLIARNLGNTDLPIGVVTSFLGAPFFIYILLKRNTA, from the coding sequence ATGAAAAGAGTTCTACTTGTATCAGGTTTTCTGATCCTTCTTTTTGCACCTTTTTTTGGAGAGATCAAGCTTACACTCTCAAGCCTTTGGGACACTCACAGTCTCGAACATCAGGTCTTTTTCCAAATACGCCTGCCACGTGTACTGCTGGCCTTCTTCGTAGGCGGTATTCTCTCTTTGGGCGGTATGGTCTTCCAGGTGGTCTTCCGCAATCCCATGAGCACACCATTTACTCTCGGTGTTGCCAGCGGTGCCACACTTTTCACTGCTGCGGCCATTGTGATGGGCTTCTCTTTTCTTTCACCATTGTTTGCCTTTGCAGGGGCGGTACTGACCGTACTGATACTCTTTGGGGTCGCTTCACGCTTCAAAGGATACGATCCGACCTCTTTACTACTTGTAGGCATTGCCCTTTCGTTCTTCTATGCAGCAGCACTAATGCTGATGTTCTACCTCTCATCACTCCAGGAGAGCTACGAGATAATGCGCTTTACGATGGGAAGCCTCGATGTAGTCGGCTACCGCAACATTCTGCTTCTGGCATTCACTTCCCTGCTGCTTGTATGGCTTGTCATTGTCTACCGTATGCCACTGCGTGCCCTGCTGACCTCTTATGAGTTTGCTTTCATGCAGGGCATCCATGTCAGACGTGTCAGCTACATCCTGCTTCTGGGCGTATCTCTGGCCGTGGGGGTTGCTGTCAGCCTGACAGGCCCTATCGGTTTTGTCGGACTTATCATTCCGCACATACTGCTGCGTATCTATCGCCAAAGTACCGACAGGATCATCATGCCCGTTTTCTTTTACGGAGGTGTATTCCTGGTCCTTTCCGACCTCATTGCCCGCAATCTCGGTAACACTGATCTGCCTATTGGAGTGGTTACCTCCTTTCTGGGAGCGCCATTCTTCATCTATATTTTGCTCAAAAGGAATACAGCATGA
- the cobT gene encoding nicotinate mononucleotide-dependent phosphoribosyltransferase CobT has product MKRFSFQDAKVLEEIIKARRDVRGNHFTSEPVTQAEIDTILSAAHYAPSVGYSQPWKFIVITDKIIQDAVYKNYEHTYKKSKKKFKYRPMYKELKLEALRETSVHIAVFYHNQGGNILGQTSQSDTGRYSVATAIQNMWLMARAMNIGIGWVSILTPKKIRKLLGMGKAYELVGYLCVGKVSTFLKEPELKLKKWQEKKKRSQTVLHMDGRTQRGSVEAIKTITGDKSFLHPLVDKKATFMLAMSNTKTAKIKGISQAGLPGLLHLTPTLDAEFLSRGKLKSLKKLPKTKNGIPTPALISRAIHLLYPYGHIEAMDLGLKIPPKLKCPQYRFDIKPSGSIDKGANIEARTLFEKGMAFGRSYQCKEHYLILGESVPSGTTTAAASALALGYHARSLFSSSFKNVPKNIKKRTIDKALSKIKEKTDPFDILSSVGDNMLIFIAGFILGVNSRFPLILAGGTQMAAVLLVADTLAKHLDIKIDSSQLALCTTKWVAEDPNSDIDALLHMLDFPINAYYADFTFSLSHHPLLKLYDKGEAKEGVGAGGALVYGMLNGLTPAEITRQVEGLLP; this is encoded by the coding sequence ATGAAACGCTTCTCTTTCCAGGATGCCAAGGTTCTTGAAGAGATCATCAAGGCCAGACGTGACGTAAGGGGCAACCACTTTACCAGTGAGCCGGTCACTCAGGCAGAGATAGATACTATACTCTCTGCGGCCCATTATGCACCTTCCGTAGGTTACTCCCAGCCATGGAAATTCATTGTCATCACCGATAAAATCATACAGGATGCCGTCTACAAAAATTATGAACACACTTACAAAAAAAGCAAAAAGAAGTTCAAATACCGTCCCATGTACAAAGAACTGAAACTCGAAGCACTGAGAGAGACTTCTGTGCATATTGCCGTTTTCTATCATAATCAGGGAGGCAATATCCTCGGCCAGACTTCGCAGTCCGATACCGGACGCTATAGTGTAGCCACCGCCATACAAAATATGTGGCTGATGGCACGTGCCATGAATATCGGTATCGGATGGGTCAGCATCCTTACACCAAAGAAGATACGCAAACTGCTTGGTATGGGAAAAGCCTATGAACTGGTCGGCTATCTCTGTGTCGGAAAAGTCAGTACATTTCTCAAGGAGCCGGAACTCAAGCTCAAAAAATGGCAAGAAAAGAAAAAAAGGAGTCAAACCGTACTGCATATGGATGGTAGGACACAACGGGGATCGGTAGAAGCGATCAAGACTATTACAGGGGACAAAAGCTTCCTGCATCCTCTTGTGGACAAAAAAGCCACCTTCATGCTTGCCATGAGCAATACCAAAACAGCAAAGATAAAAGGTATCTCACAGGCAGGACTTCCAGGACTGCTGCACCTGACCCCGACACTCGATGCGGAGTTCCTCTCCCGGGGGAAACTCAAAAGCCTCAAAAAACTGCCCAAAACAAAAAATGGTATTCCCACACCGGCACTTATTAGCCGTGCCATACATCTGCTGTACCCTTACGGACACATCGAAGCCATGGACCTTGGGTTGAAAATACCACCAAAGTTAAAATGCCCACAATACCGTTTTGATATTAAACCTTCAGGCTCCATTGACAAAGGGGCAAATATCGAGGCAAGAACACTGTTTGAAAAAGGTATGGCATTTGGCAGGAGTTATCAATGCAAAGAGCATTATCTTATTTTGGGAGAGTCTGTCCCTTCAGGAACCACTACAGCAGCAGCAAGTGCATTAGCACTAGGCTATCATGCCAGATCACTCTTCTCTTCGAGCTTCAAAAATGTACCCAAAAATATAAAAAAAAGGACTATTGACAAAGCCCTCTCCAAGATAAAAGAAAAGACCGATCCCTTTGACATCCTAAGCTCTGTGGGTGACAATATGCTTATATTTATTGCAGGGTTCATATTGGGGGTCAACAGTCGCTTCCCCCTTATCCTTGCCGGAGGGACACAAATGGCTGCCGTACTGCTTGTGGCCGATACACTTGCCAAGCACCTCGATATAAAAATAGACAGCTCGCAACTTGCGCTGTGTACCACCAAATGGGTAGCAGAGGATCCAAATTCAGATATCGATGCACTTTTGCATATGCTTGATTTCCCCATCAATGCCTATTATGCCGATTTTACTTTCTCTTTAAGCCATCACCCGCTTCTCAAGCTGTATGACAAAGGAGAGGCAAAAGAGGGGGTCGGTGCCGGTGGTGCTTTGGTATATGGTATGCTAAACGGGTTGACACCCGCAGAGATCACCAGACAGGTGGAGGGACTGCTCCCATGA
- a CDS encoding bifunctional adenosylcobinamide kinase/adenosylcobinamide-phosphate guanylyltransferase, with protein MKFLYFGGQKSGKSLLAEQKALNLAGNTRPYYIATYDNSYGDDEMQKRITTHQEQRKKKFTTIEETLYPSIHIQQEGTYLIDCMSMWILNTISWNFEDVLAEVKTLYEAKANIVFVLNDVNSGIIPIDGISREYVDRSGIVGQKLAQLCDTVYEVRLGLEHKLK; from the coding sequence ATGAAATTCCTTTACTTTGGCGGACAGAAATCAGGGAAAAGCCTGCTTGCAGAACAGAAGGCACTCAACCTTGCAGGGAACACCAGGCCCTACTACATCGCTACCTACGACAATAGTTACGGTGATGACGAGATGCAAAAGCGCATCACGACACACCAAGAACAGCGTAAAAAGAAGTTCACGACCATCGAAGAGACGCTATACCCAAGTATACATATACAACAGGAAGGGACCTACCTCATCGACTGTATGAGTATGTGGATACTCAATACGATATCATGGAACTTTGAAGATGTTCTGGCCGAAGTGAAAACACTCTACGAGGCAAAAGCAAATATTGTCTTCGTACTCAACGATGTAAACTCGGGCATCATACCCATCGACGGCATAAGCAGAGAGTACGTGGACCGTTCTGGCATTGTAGGACAGAAGCTTGCACAGCTGTGTGATACTGTTTATGAAGTGAGACTGGGTCTGGAGCACAAACTGAAATGA
- a CDS encoding aminotransferase class I/II-fold pyridoxal phosphate-dependent enzyme, translating to MTRYQHGGDIAAFARACGCSRGEVIDLSSNINFVKPHISTDFNTLQIAPYPNYDALYNAIASHYSVESTTLELFNGGSSAIFSFFRELSTAISVCTIYSPAYLEYKKAATLFGYRLHLIDRFTHLDTKIPGESLVIFVNPATPDGKFYDMEPLLEMWHAQECLVLIDESFIEFTSHPSATRFLKQYPNLTILKSMTKFFGAAGIRMGTLISHPDNITRLRAKEPLWKLSAFDSTYIQLALKDSGFKERSDRENHLARTFLLDSLENSPLVEKIYPSEANYILVRLHISTGEFQQKLITHRLLVRNCMNFDGLDDHHVRIAVKSIGELRQLKEVLHA from the coding sequence ATGACACGCTATCAACATGGTGGAGACATTGCAGCATTTGCCAGAGCCTGCGGATGCTCTCGGGGTGAAGTCATCGACCTCTCTTCTAACATCAACTTCGTTAAACCACACATCAGTACAGACTTCAATACATTGCAAATCGCTCCCTACCCCAACTATGATGCGCTCTATAATGCCATTGCATCTCATTACAGCGTAGAGTCTACCACCCTGGAACTTTTTAACGGTGGCAGCAGTGCCATATTCTCCTTCTTTCGGGAACTCTCAACCGCAATATCTGTATGCACAATCTATTCACCTGCCTATCTCGAATACAAAAAAGCAGCCACTCTTTTTGGATACAGGCTCCACCTTATCGACAGGTTCACGCACCTGGACACAAAGATACCAGGAGAAAGCCTTGTAATCTTTGTTAACCCTGCTACCCCAGATGGAAAATTCTATGACATGGAACCCCTGCTTGAGATGTGGCACGCCCAAGAGTGCCTCGTGCTCATAGACGAATCATTCATAGAATTCACGTCTCATCCTTCAGCGACCAGGTTCCTGAAACAGTACCCCAACCTCACCATCCTCAAGTCAATGACCAAGTTTTTCGGTGCGGCAGGCATACGTATGGGCACACTCATTTCACACCCGGACAACATTACCAGACTGAGGGCGAAAGAACCGTTGTGGAAACTCTCGGCCTTCGACAGTACCTACATACAGCTTGCCCTGAAAGACAGCGGTTTCAAGGAACGTTCGGACAGAGAAAACCACCTTGCCAGAACATTCCTTCTCGACAGTCTTGAAAACAGCCCGCTCGTAGAGAAGATCTACCCCTCAGAAGCGAACTACATACTTGTCAGACTCCACATCAGTACCGGGGAATTCCAGCAGAAACTTATCACGCACAGGCTATTGGTACGCAACTGCATGAACTTCGACGGACTGGACGACCATCATGTACGCATTGCCGTTAAAAGCATTGGAGAACTCAGACAGCTGAAAGAGGTGCTCCATGCATAA
- a CDS encoding cobyric acid synthase, which yields MHNFSIFGSSSDAGKSTLTWVIGRILQEAGYSIAPFKAQNVSNNAHVADDGSEIAVAQYFQAKALGVSTSWHNNPILLKSGQGSSASLIVSGKSIADKDVRAYYRELDSLKPVVKEAFEWLDARYDIVIAEGAGSPVELNLMDKDLSNIFIATEFNTRIILVADIEKGGVFASIYGVYNLLPKQLKENVIGVIINKFRGDISLFDEGIHIIEKEFGIPVLGVLPYLPFNLGFEDSQSLTGYTQDCTRSTRHVAVIAYPTMSNYTDFEPLLADPNTCVEFIKANVNLSGFECIILPGSKRVIDDLRWLKHNSLFSQLQRHYKEGKIHLIGICGGYQMMFEHIQDKEGVEANGSANEEALGFIDDTIVFRKEKVLERCNDTYEIHHGISKKYPDGYKKGKLYGTFSHGLFIDDWFKTYEQEQIKAFTQKMKAHLDTERIIQNVC from the coding sequence ATGCATAACTTCAGTATCTTTGGCAGCAGTTCAGATGCAGGGAAAAGTACACTCACCTGGGTCATCGGACGAATTTTACAGGAAGCAGGCTACAGCATTGCCCCTTTCAAGGCACAGAATGTCTCCAACAATGCACACGTTGCGGATGACGGTTCCGAAATAGCCGTTGCGCAGTATTTTCAGGCAAAAGCACTCGGGGTATCAACCTCATGGCACAACAATCCCATTTTACTCAAGTCCGGTCAGGGCTCGTCCGCTTCACTCATTGTAAGCGGCAAGAGCATTGCAGACAAAGATGTCAGAGCCTACTACCGGGAACTCGACAGCCTCAAACCCGTTGTCAAAGAAGCCTTTGAATGGCTTGATGCGCGTTATGATATAGTCATCGCTGAGGGAGCAGGTTCCCCGGTAGAGCTCAACCTGATGGATAAGGATCTCTCCAATATCTTCATTGCTACTGAGTTCAATACCCGCATCATCCTCGTAGCCGACATTGAAAAAGGTGGTGTTTTCGCTTCGATATACGGGGTTTACAATTTACTGCCAAAGCAGCTGAAAGAAAATGTCATAGGCGTCATTATCAATAAGTTCAGGGGTGATATCAGCCTCTTTGACGAGGGCATACACATCATTGAAAAGGAGTTTGGTATCCCGGTACTCGGTGTCCTCCCCTACCTGCCGTTCAACCTCGGCTTTGAGGACTCGCAGAGTCTGACAGGGTACACCCAGGACTGTACCCGATCCACTAGACACGTTGCCGTCATCGCCTACCCAACCATGAGCAACTACACCGATTTTGAACCGCTACTGGCCGACCCAAACACCTGTGTGGAGTTTATAAAGGCCAATGTCAACCTCTCCGGTTTTGAGTGTATTATACTTCCCGGTTCCAAACGCGTCATCGATGATCTCCGATGGCTCAAACACAACAGCCTCTTTTCACAGCTACAGCGACATTACAAAGAAGGAAAGATACATCTCATCGGTATCTGCGGCGGGTATCAGATGATGTTTGAACATATCCAGGATAAAGAGGGTGTGGAGGCAAATGGATCGGCAAATGAAGAGGCACTTGGTTTTATAGACGACACCATCGTTTTCAGGAAAGAAAAGGTTCTTGAACGCTGCAATGATACCTACGAGATACACCATGGTATTTCAAAAAAGTATCCGGACGGATACAAAAAAGGCAAACTCTACGGTACTTTTTCACACGGACTGTTCATCGATGACTGGTTCAAGACGTACGAGCAGGAGCAGATCAAAGCTTTTACCCAGAAAATGAAAGCACATCTGGACACTGAAAGGATCATACAAAATGTATGTTGA
- the cbiB gene encoding adenosylcobinamide-phosphate synthase CbiB → MYVDTSIIAYLFDRVFGEFNFIRHPVVLMGDYILWFEKRFYQSSVIRGIWLAVSLVAVVFSLSCGVQYLLSEWLHPTLQILVSGIIGSVTIASKMLYDSVKDIIVNPQDINYLVSRDTKHLSASDIHRAAIETYAENLSDGVIAPFLYLLIFGIPGAFVYKSINTLDSMVGYKNKRYEKFGKFSARLDDIANYIPARITAILITLVMPKNKNSVKNIPLYRFYRYGRRHDSPNAGHPIAAMALSLGIKLGGPASYFGKIKKKAWFGEGRESITENDITRALSFQRRFNILFLLCSGLLLWV, encoded by the coding sequence ATGTATGTTGACACCAGCATTATCGCCTATCTTTTCGACCGGGTATTCGGTGAATTCAACTTTATCCGCCATCCTGTCGTACTGATGGGAGATTATATTTTATGGTTTGAAAAACGGTTTTATCAAAGCTCAGTTATTCGTGGGATATGGCTTGCCGTATCACTTGTGGCGGTAGTGTTTTCTCTCTCCTGCGGGGTACAATATTTGCTGTCAGAATGGCTACACCCTACTCTGCAAATACTTGTATCCGGCATCATTGGTTCCGTAACCATTGCTTCCAAAATGCTGTATGACTCTGTCAAAGATATTATTGTCAATCCACAAGACATTAACTATCTTGTGAGTCGTGATACGAAACATCTCAGCGCTTCAGATATCCACAGAGCCGCAATTGAAACCTATGCGGAAAATCTCTCCGACGGAGTCATTGCTCCCTTTTTATATCTACTGATTTTTGGAATTCCCGGAGCATTTGTCTATAAATCCATCAATACACTTGATTCTATGGTAGGCTATAAAAACAAACGGTATGAAAAGTTTGGTAAATTTTCAGCACGGCTTGATGATATTGCCAACTATATCCCTGCAAGAATTACCGCTATTTTGATTACACTTGTGATGCCAAAAAACAAAAATTCAGTAAAAAATATACCCCTCTACAGATTTTACCGATATGGCAGACGGCATGACAGTCCCAATGCCGGACACCCTATTGCTGCCATGGCACTCTCTCTTGGCATTAAACTTGGTGGACCTGCTTCCTATTTTGGAAAGATCAAAAAGAAAGCATGGTTTGGAGAAGGCAGAGAATCGATCACGGAAAATGACATTACCCGGGCACTCTCTTTTCAACGACGTTTCAATATACTTTTCCTTTTATGTTCAGGATTACTTTTATGGGTATAA
- a CDS encoding phosphotransferase: MGIKTAITHADLPDRYRHLELIPTVNGIMESVYLLSHLYVLKIFKNTISYSTIENETALLWALDGFPVPKVVDQFTINTHPAIVYTQIPGTSIVKPGTRHIKEIALFLKAFHTKSQHIKLPFRLEKYSRTSLQEMIDTLQDPLMDHYFHTIDISLKNEGIIHGDLFPDNCKFNKDRLSGVFDFSDSALGDFHFDLAVVAVGWCFEGTTLCIHKVSILLKYYGSPLDMTAFKTYIRYALLYYATTRYISDQNYTELLQRLKGIL; the protein is encoded by the coding sequence ATGGGTATAAAAACCGCCATAACACATGCAGACCTGCCAGACAGATACAGACATTTGGAACTCATCCCTACAGTAAACGGTATTATGGAAAGTGTCTATCTTTTAAGCCATCTCTATGTGCTTAAAATTTTCAAAAATACAATTTCATACTCAACCATAGAAAATGAAACAGCCCTTCTCTGGGCTCTTGATGGTTTCCCTGTGCCAAAAGTGGTCGATCAGTTCACCATCAACACTCATCCTGCAATCGTCTATACACAAATACCCGGAACAAGTATTGTTAAGCCAGGCACTAGACATATCAAAGAAATTGCCCTTTTTCTCAAGGCATTTCATACAAAAAGCCAACATATCAAACTCCCCTTCCGCCTGGAAAAATATAGCAGGACATCACTTCAAGAAATGATAGATACACTACAGGATCCATTGATGGATCACTACTTTCACACTATTGATATCTCTTTAAAAAATGAGGGGATCATTCATGGAGACCTGTTCCCCGATAACTGCAAATTCAACAAAGACAGATTAAGCGGTGTCTTTGATTTTTCCGACAGTGCACTTGGAGATTTTCACTTTGATCTGGCCGTAGTCGCTGTAGGATGGTGCTTTGAGGGTACCACACTCTGCATCCACAAAGTCTCTATACTGCTGAAGTACTATGGCTCTCCACTGGATATGACTGCTTTCAAAACCTATATACGCTATGCACTGCTCTATTATGCTACGACCAGATATATCAGCGATCAAAACTACACAGAGCTGCTGCAGCGACTGAAAGGTATCCTATGA